Proteins from a genomic interval of Planctomycetota bacterium:
- a CDS encoding thioredoxin family protein, producing MVKDINDHGLEERVLEAEGPVAVAFLDFGSIPCVHFRPELEAVAEALEGKVAFYRIDVTENPSITEELGVQAVPTLLVFRDGDEIARYEGPYSREALGERLSALLAGKRPE from the coding sequence ATGGTGAAGGACATCAACGATCACGGCCTGGAGGAGCGGGTGCTGGAGGCGGAGGGGCCGGTGGCGGTGGCCTTTCTGGACTTCGGCTCGATTCCGTGCGTGCATTTCCGGCCGGAGCTGGAGGCGGTGGCGGAGGCGCTGGAGGGGAAGGTGGCGTTCTACCGGATCGACGTGACGGAGAATCCGTCGATCACGGAGGAGCTGGGGGTTCAGGCGGTGCCGACGCTGCTGGTGTTCCGGGACGGGGACGAGATCGCGCGGTACGAAGGCCCGTACAGCCGGGAGGCGCTGGGGGAGCGTCTGTCGGCGCTTCTGGCGGGCAAGCGGCCGGAGTAG